One Leopardus geoffroyi isolate Oge1 chromosome E1, O.geoffroyi_Oge1_pat1.0, whole genome shotgun sequence genomic window, CATGTTAGACAATCTGTAACGTTCAGGTGCCTTGTACTCTTCTGTCACTCAGCTCATACCAGCCTTGAGGATCTTGGCCAAGAGTTGAATCTTctaatattttctgttctatGTTTCTTATCCTCCACAGCTGATTGTGAATGACAAGAGCCAGAATCTCCGGAGGCTGCAGGCACAGAGGAATGAGCTTAATGCGAAAGGTGAGGAGGAAAAGATGGGAAGACTATATGGGCATTTTGTCCGAGGTCTGATTGTTCAGATTTCCCTAAATTGAGACTTCACATTTGGTGCTTATTGTTTTCTCCTAGAGTCCAAGGTCATGCTTTGCACTGTTATATGGTTGTTCATGCGCATGCCTCTCCTGAGCTCCATTGTAACTCCCTTGAAGACCTAagttttgactttctttttgtGGTCTTTCTTCCAAAACTTTAAAATGGTGCTTAATTCACGCATACTGAATTGACTCACGGGAGAGGGGACACCAAAGCAGCTGAGTGACCCCTGACTCTTTCCCATCCAGTTCGCCTACTGCGGGAAGAGCTACAGCTGCTGCAGGAACAGGGCTCCTATGTAGGGGAAGTAGTCCGGGCCATGGATAAGAAGAAAGTGTTGGTTAAGGTAAAGGCACCATGGCCCCCAGGAAGCAGCCCAATGCCCAGGGCGTTCGCATACCTTTGTGTGTAGCCTTGCCGGGACACCTGTTACTGTTCTTTAAGGACTCCTAGGTCTTCCTGGGCAAGGTGGGTGGTTTAGTGGCCGTCACGAAAGGTCACGAGCCCTCGTTTCTTTAGGTGCATCCCGAAGGCAAGTTTGTCGTAGATGTGGACAAGAATATCGACATCAACGATGTGAGTGTGGCGTGTGGGGGTTTGGGGTCAGCTCTCCCCACAACACTTGCTGaagtctctcctccctcccaggtGACACCCAATTGCCGAGTGGCTCTAAGAAACGACAGCTACACTCTGCACAAGATATTGCCCAACAAGGTAGACCCCCTGGTGTCACTGATGATGGTGGAGAAAGTGCCAGATTCAACCTATGAGATGATCGGTGGACTGGACAAGCAGATAAAGGAGATCAAAGAAGTGATCGAGCTGCCTGTCAAGCATCCTGAGCTCTTTGAAGCGCTGGGCATTGCACAGCCCAAGGTGAGAAGCAAGGCTTCTGCGGGAGGGCCCTGCTGTTACTGTTCGTCCTGTCCCGGCCAGAGTGAGCACAGGGCTCAGGACAGACTGGACCCTGCTTAAGCTGGCCCTCCCCATggaagaggggctgggggagagggctgCCGCAGTAGCACTGAGGTGGTTCAGAAAGAAGCTTTATGAGGGACCTTGGCATTCGGTACTTAGGCTCCTAGCATCTAGTGTGAGACCTAGCCCAGAGTGAGCGCTCAGGAAATGTTCACGGAGTGTGGTGTGGGGACTGGCTTCTGCCCTGAGTTCTCCTGTTCTCTCTAGGGGGTGCTGCTATATGGGCCCCCAGGCACTGGGAAGACTCTGTTGGCCCGGGCTGTGGCTCATCATACAGACTGTACCTTTATTCGTGTCTCTGGCTCTGAATTGGTACAGAAATTCATCGGGGAAGGTAACTGACTAGACACCTGAAAACGAAGAAGCGAGTGGGGGGAAGTGAGGGTAGGGAACTCATTGCCTCCTTAACGCCCGTCTGGCCTCTGCACAGGGGCAAGAATGGTGAGGGAGCTGTTTGTCATGGCACGAGAACATGCTCCTTCTATCATCTTCATGGATGAAATCGACTCCATTGGCTCCTCACGGCTGGAGGGGGGTTCCGGAGGGGACAGTGAGGTGCAGCGCACAATGCTGGAGCTGCTCAACCAGCTGGATGGCTTTGAGGCCACCAAGAATATCAAGGTGAGGTGGTGTCCAAGGAAAGGTCCTGGGTGAGGTGAGCCCGAGGAAGGGCTTGGTTGATGCCACCACGCCGCTTTCTCCACTCAGGTTATCATGGCTACTAACAGGATTGACATCCTGGACTCGGCGCTGCTCCGCCCTGGGCGCATCGACAGGAAAATTGAATTCCCACCCCCCAATGAGGAGGTTTGTGACGGGCAGCGCTGGGAGCGGCTCCGGCTGTGGGGGGGGAGGCCACGGGGCTCaggctttttcctctctcttctctaggCCCGGCTGGACATTTTGAAGATTCATTCTCGGAAAATGAACCTGACCCGGGGATCAACCTGCGGAAGATTGCTGAGCTCATGCCTGGAGCGTCAGGGGCTGAAGTAAAGGTAATCGGAGAGCCCGAGTtgaaaggggcagaggcagaaaggtCCGAGTTCGAGGGCATACGGCAACAGTGCCtggcttcctttctctgctcAGGGTGTGTGCACCGAAGCCGGCATGTATGCCTTGCGGGAGCGGCGAGTCCACGTCACGCAGGAGGACTTTGAGATGGCAGTGGCCAAGGTACAGGCCTCTACCTTCCAGCCTTTGTGGACGGGGTCTCTGGAGCAGTGGGAAGAGAGCGTGTGTCGGCTCAGTTTGTAACCTAATGCTTTCTCCCTCCAGGTCATGCAGAAGGACAGCGAGAAAAACATGTCTATCAAGAAGCTATGGAAGTGAAGCGGTGGTCTTTTGTGTGGCTCCTTCAAATAAAGCTCTGCGGGACAAGCTCTTAAGGACTTCGGTCTGTTAATGCGTGGCCACACCGTTCAATGAGCAAGTCTGGGTATCACCGATAAACAAggatttatttggaaatttccAAACCTGCCAGAAGTGGCACTTGCCAAGCCCTGGGGTCCGCCCTCCCTACCGAGTTCCAAAGGGCAACAACggttctccccacctccccctccaccGCTCACGCACACCCATACCTCAGGCCATGCCAGAGAACTGGAGTCCCCTCCAAGGAGGCTCTACCACCCTGGGCCCTAGAGCTGGGGTGGCCGCCCTCTGGCATCCCAGGAGATGATGGCGGCCAGAGCCGCTTGCATAGattgaggaaagaaaataaggaaggaggcaCCAAACAGGGCTCCCTGAAAACCCCAACTTACCCCTGTACAAAAAAAGTGGCTCCCGCATAGAAAAACCTGCTTCCCAAATAGTGCAAAtacccaaaggaaaggaaaaaaccaGCAGCAAGACTGCGCTGGTAGGAATGGCAAAGAACTTTGGTTTAGAAAGGCCAGGAAGAGTGTGAGCTGTGCCCCTCTTCCTCACCCAGCTCCTCGGAGCCAGCACTGATGCTAGCTCCAAGGGGGGTCTGTAAACAAGCAAAGCTGGCGGGCCTGGTTCTGAAGTCTCCATTGCAATGTCAAACTACAGCCTCCAGCGGACCTACTTGGGCCTGCCTGCctgcagggagcagaggaggcatCTGTTCTGAACCCATTTAAAGCCAAAGTGTAAAGTAAATATAAGGCTTCGGGGACCAAGCAACAAGGAATCCTATCACTACATTTACGAAACTACAGCCGGGGAACACAGGGTGACAGCAGACACCCTTCACCCCATCCTTAGCCTATGTGTCTGTGGCCCCAGAGGGTGGTCCCCTTCCaggtggagggcggggggggggggtccctgagCAGTTAGGTCAGGCGGATTCCCAGCACCTGTTCCAGTTCTTGCCTTCGCTGCTGCACCTGGAGAAAGGAGAGACCGGCGGCTCAGGCCTCTGCCACTTGCAGCCTCAAGAGGGCACACAGGGCAGAGCCTCACCTTGGCAAAGATGTGCCTCCCCACTGCTTCCTGGGCCCAGGGCTGGTGGTAGAAAGCAGCTCGTCTCTCTTCCTCAGGATTCCCAATCACATCAGTGATGATCTGCAGAGAGCCAGGAGGAGAGAGGTATGCAGTGCCATTCCCACTGCTGCGAGCAGAAGTAGTGACGGGGAGGGGGTAAAAGTCCCCCCAGGGCTTAGCACGGGATCAACCTCAGGAGGAGGACCACACCTTCAGATCTCGGCGCTGAGATCGGAGCCACTCCTGGATGAAGTCCTGAGGGTCAGTGCTAAAGCTGAGCATGAAATCCCTCTGGGTCTTCAGCTGGTTGATGGACTCAATGGTCTCATGGATCTGGAGAAAGGAGTACGTGTGTCAGACTGGTCCCCACTCTTAGCATGTCCTGTTTCCAGGCCTAACCCCAAAGGACTCAGAGCAAGATCCCTTCCCAAGGTGCTACATGTACAGAAATGCCCCCCAACACAGCCTACCCACCCTCATCTTGGGTCCctgaggaggctgggaaggcagaGGGCCCACCTTGACATCAAGGGAGGCAATCTCCTGTTGATTGGTGGTGGAGGCCAGAAAATTGCTCATCTGGGCCTTGAGTGGGTCGTCTACCTCCACATCAATGTCATAACACGCTGTCTTCTTCTGGTCATTAGGGTCTACGCTGTAGGCAGGACACAGGAGGGGAGGGGTCAGCACACAGCTACGTTCATCCCACCCACCAGGGCCAAACCTGCACATGCTCAGGTAgcaagaaaccaaacctgctgctTTTCTTTGGTTTTACATCAAGCCGAAAGTAAACGGTTTTTGTTCTTAACGTatagggctttttgtttttaatgttttatttatttttgagagcgtgagaaagagcgtgtgagcaggggagggacagagaaagagagggagacaggatccaaagcaggctctgcaccactgTCCGTGAATTCATGAAATCTTGACCTATGccaaaggcggacgcttaacccactgagccacccaggtgccccaagataaatGGCTCTTCAAAGAGCCTTCCCATACCTCCCCCCCCCCGTTTCCATTTACCTAATGACGTGGTTGATGACAATGGGGTCTGGATGCTGCAGCAATCCAGCCAGCTTCATGGGAATCTCCGAGAAACGAAGTCGGCCGCAACTGAAGATCTAGGGAGAGTACCAAAGGCCGCACAGAGGGAAATGGGCCATCCCAGGGTCAGTGTGGAGAATGTGGCCAAGAACAAGCCCCGCAGGGAGGTGAAGCAGTGGGCAGGGCAAGGGCCACaagacaaggggggggggggtggccgcCAGCTCACCTGGCGGAAGTAACGGTTGCAATTGATGTACTCCCGCTCGTGCCCGTCCTGCAGCTGGTTGTGTTTGATATAAAGCCACAGGGCCTGCATGATGGCCGCCCTGGTCTGTGTGTGCACCCCTAGCAGCCTTGCCAGTCGGGGGTCCAACTTGTACTGGGGAGGCTGGAGATAGACAGAGGGGAGTCAGGGGGGTGTGGTCTTGTGAGAAACCAAAGTGGAAGGATCGGGCAGGACAGAAAGGGTTTACCACAGGAACCGGCTCTCCTCCCCCAGATGACTCCCTGGGGCCCCAGACATTTGTCACCTGATGAtccagcatgagcaggagggtgCATTTGACGTTGAGGTCTCCAGGCCGTTTCACCTGGAAGCCATCAGTCTCCTGGGTGGTGGGCATCCGGTGCcactggcagggaggaggggagcggaCCTCATCACCAAGGGAGTGGGGCCGGAGCACACACACCTCGCCCTCTACAGGACCGACGCCACTTCTCTGCCCACCCAGCATGTCAGCCTGTGCTCCCCATGCCCCAGGGCCACTCTTACCTCCACCAGGTGGTTGTCAGGTCCGTACAGTTCCTTGTCCAGCTCAATGACGAGGCtcttaaagaatgaagaaaacttCCTCTTCTGTTTGCTAGGCTGGGGAACAGTAATGGGTGTGAGTTGGGGGTGCTGCTGACCTCTCAACCTAACCTAGGCTAAGACCCCAAAAAAGTACTATTTCCACCCTGCATCTCAGGGTAGTGAGATTCTTGGGCCccgaaggaaggaagcaaggagacTGGGCAAAATGAGGCGCCGGATGCAGGGAAAGGACTCCGGGTGCACCCTGCTGGCAGCCAACGGGGACTGAATTAGAAAGAGGTACCCCTTCTTCAAGACACTTCACTGCCACCCGCAGGATAGCTCTTGTAACCACCATACAAATCTTCAAGCTCTGGCTTGGAGCTGTGACCCAGCAGTGCCCTCTCCCTCAGGCAGGACTTCAGTCTTAAGCCCACACaggccacctcccctccagacACCACCTCTCCCAACTCACATCATCCAGCAGTTTTCCCTCCACTCGGAGTTCCCAGGAAGCCACCTTGTCCCCTGCTGGGGTTCCCCCGGGGGTCCCTGCGTTTCCTGCATTATCACCTTCTGCTTTGCTGGGACTGAATGTATTAGAAATATAGATCCGCAGCTTTCGTTTTTgctaaagagagaaagacaaccaGCTAGAGGTGGGCCAACACGTTGGAAAACAATGCTACCCAATCTTTGTCTGAACCCACTCGACATCAATACTGAATGCTGTCTAGGGGCCAGGTACCTTGTTAGGTACCGGAAGTCGGGAGTAGGAAATCCCAGTCCCAGACTTCAGAGAACTCACAACTACGGAGGAGAGAAAGGCATTACTGACAACTCCAACACAGTGCAATTGGTGGTGTTGACAGGTGCGCACAGGGTGCTATCGGGCAAGTCGGAAGCTTCCAGCACACATTTTACACGAAACTCAAACACTGGCCCCAAAGTATTCTGGCCTCTGGAAAGCTTTTACCACTCAGGGGATTATTCTAGATTATTATCTTTAAACCAGGGGAGTGTGTGCATGGAGATAGGAACTACGCTTATCCATCTCTAGTCTTGCCCTGCTGACTTCTGACCGTGATCCGTAAGGTTTACATCTTAAATGACTCAGGaggcacatacatatataaatatctgAAACAAAACATCATTAAACAATACTTTTACTACTATGGTAAGTATTATACTACTGTGAAGTATTATAATTTctactgttttatattttgttaaaaacaggctgggcctggggcacctgggtggctcagttggttaaagtttctgacttcggctcaggtcatggtcccatagttgacaagttcaagccctggatcaggctgtgtgctcatacctcagggcccggagcctgcttcggattctgtgtctccgtctctctctgcccctcccccactcacactctgtccctcatTTCTCTCAAAAAcgactaaaaacattaaaaaattaaaaaaaaaaaaaaaaaacatgctggcCCTACCACATTAAATTGAGTTCATGTTCCACTAATGGGCTGCATCCTGCAGTGTGAGAAATCACAGACCCATGCTTGGCAGACCCAGGCCGGAACACAACatcagggggaggcagagaagtcTGGGAAGGCCCAGGACTGGCCGGGGCTGCACACACCGTCAGAGGCTTTTTGATGGCCTCTTGGATCTCCATCCGCTTTCGGGCAATGGTCTGGTCCAGCTTCCGCTCAAAAGCCAAAAGATCCATATATGCCTGAGACTCTGGGACAAGTTCCCGAATCtagaagaagagaggaattcaTTAGTTTGTTTCAGCTGCAGCTCTGGCTCCTTGCTCCGCTATCCCAGAGTTGGGGGAACCTGACTGTACCCGCAGCCTGCCAGCCATTGGGTAAGGCCTCCTAGGCCCCCACCCAACATACTCACTCGCTGAGGTAGAACCTTATctgccatcttcctcctctttaACCTGGGGAGGACAGAAACCCATTTAAGGGGTCAATGGTCCAaaacccctccccctcccttccccctccagtCCCtaggaccctcccccagaagaacCAGGAGTCTCCCTCAGTCATTAGAGCGCTTAGGACAGAAGGAACTGCTCTGTTACCACCAGAGCTGTGCCGGGCAGAGCAGGAGAAACAAGATGGTCTTACCCCCGGCGCTGGGCCGGCATTGGATGCTGGGCCTGGGGCACCAGCAGGCGTTTTCGGAACGGGTCCATCATGGTGGGTGGCATGCCAGGTCGAAGTGGAGCAGCTGTGCCAAATGGGGAGCCGGCAGGGGGCCCCACCTGCAAGCCAGCCATGGGCATCCGGCTCCCTGGCGACATACCGGGCCGCTGGAAGAAGCAAGCCAATGGGGGTGCATAGGTCAGCGGCAGAGCCCCACGGGGCCCATAGCCcattccctccatccctctcctgGGCTGGGTCTGGCCCTGAGCAGCACACCGCAGAGCCCCGCTTGGAGGACCAGGAACAAAGGGGAGCAGGTGCCCAAGAGCAGAAATGTAAACCAcacctgccccgcccccttcAACCACCCTGGCGTCAGTGCCAGCAAATGAGGCCTGCCAGAGTCTGGGGTGGGCAGGAGAGTCCTGCCTGCGAGGGAAGGGCCCGCAGGAGTGTTTTGGGGCCCACTGCCACCTTCCAGCCCGAGCGCACGACGCCCTGCTCCCTGGAACCAGCCGGCTCTAAGACACTCCCGACACCATCGCGTGATCCCACCAAGCACTCCTATCTACTTCCTTCCCCAGCTGGAGACAGAAGCATGGCCTGGGGGCAGTGTCACAGCCAGGTGGAAGGGTGCAGTGTGATATGAGCAGGCAAGGCCCCAACATCCATCTCCTGGCACCAGCCTAGTGGTGTGACTAAAGGGAGGAAGACAGTCCAATGGGCTGGCGAGCCTATCAGGCGGGGGCACCCTAGGTGAGCAAGCCACAACAGGATGGGCCGGAGCATGTCCCAACCGGTACGGGTGGCCTCGGGTACAGTACAGAGACCATCTGGTCACCATATGGCCCCTATTCacaacccagaactggacccttctctccacctccctaCTGCCCTGTTCCCTACCCCTATGCCGAGAGACCCCTGTGGCTCCTGTGTGGCCTATCAGAGAGCGGCTGGCACCCAGGCTCTGTCCGCGGTCCGTGCACCACCTGGCGGCTGGGGCTGTTGGGTGCTTAACTCAGCCCTCATGATCCCAAACTGGAGAACGGAGGGAAGATTATGCAAGATCAGTCATAGGGTCACCAGGAGCCCGGGTTACAGAAACGGCTTCTGTAGAAGTCTGCAGAAGGATTTCCCACTGAGGTCCAGCTCCCCAACATTTCTGGGAGTAACCctgccccccgcaccccccccccccccccgcctccccctccatAGCTGCTGCCTGCAAGGCCTGTTTGGCAGCTCTGCTTTGCACACACTGTCCCTGGCAGCTTCACAGGGCTGGCCCCAGGGCCCAGATTATGCAACCAGCACAACTACCCCACCAAGCCAGGCTAGGTGGGGACTTGCACCAAATCAGAGAACCTCCTACCCCCAGCCCGGTATCATGGAGATGAGaattttccccccactttttcaTCTAGCGCCAAACTCAT contains:
- the PSMC5 gene encoding LOW QUALITY PROTEIN: 26S proteasome regulatory subunit 8 (The sequence of the model RefSeq protein was modified relative to this genomic sequence to represent the inferred CDS: inserted 1 base in 1 codon); translated protein: MASVFVNFSPHNPPIDPELFSARVVGPLTPASAPARQGGSDAGGLCGRGKMALDGPEQMELEEGKAGSGLRQYYLSKIEELQLIVNDKSQNLRRLQAQRNELNAKVRLLREELQLLQEQGSYVGEVVRAMDKKKVLVKVHPEGKFVVDVDKNIDINDVTPNCRVALRNDSYTLHKILPNKVDPLVSLMMVEKVPDSTYEMIGGLDKQIKEIKEVIELPVKHPELFEALGIAQPKGVLLYGPPGTGKTLLARAVAHHTDCTFIRVSGSELVQKFIGEGARMVRELFVMAREHAPSIIFMDEIDSIGSSRLEGGSGGDSEVQRTMLELLNQLDGFEATKNIKVIMATNRIDILDSALLRPGRIDRKIEFPPPNEEARLDILKIHSRKMNLTRGXNLRKIAELMPGASGAEVKGVCTEAGMYALRERRVHVTQEDFEMAVAKVMQKDSEKNMSIKKLWK
- the SMARCD2 gene encoding SWI/SNF-related matrix-associated actin-dependent regulator of chromatin subfamily D member 2, whose amino-acid sequence is MSGRVAGGFPLPPLSPGGGAVAAALGAPPPPAGPGMLPGPALRGPGPAGGVGGPGAAAFRPMGPAGPAAQYQRPGMSPGSRMPMAGLQVGPPAGSPFGTAAPLRPGMPPTMMDPFRKRLLVPQAQHPMPAQRRGLKRRKMADKVLPQRIRELVPESQAYMDLLAFERKLDQTIARKRMEIQEAIKKPLTQKRKLRIYISNTFSPSKAEGDNAGNAGTPGGTPAGDKVASWELRVEGKLLDDPSKQKRKFSSFFKSLVIELDKELYGPDNHLVEWHRMPTTQETDGFQVKRPGDLNVKCTLLLMLDHQPPQYKLDPRLARLLGVHTQTRAAIMQALWLYIKHNQLQDGHEREYINCNRYFRQIFSCGRLRFSEIPMKLAGLLQHPDPIVINHVISVDPNDQKKTACYDIDVEVDDPLKAQMSNFLASTTNQQEIASLDVKIHETIESINQLKTQRDFMLSFSTDPQDFIQEWLRSQRRDLKIITDVIGNPEEERRAAFYHQPWAQEAVGRHIFAKVQQRRQELEQVLGIRLT